The following are encoded together in the Syngnathus typhle isolate RoL2023-S1 ecotype Sweden linkage group LG5, RoL_Styp_1.0, whole genome shotgun sequence genome:
- the ncaph gene encoding condensin complex subunit 2 — MSAASSPVSRLHQGWVSSSMKHKSISPAACSTPLLAAFPGNDDEKERRQRRRSRVIDLQTALDSSLNDSAHHSAAGTPAAVPKLSNAQISEHYSTCIKLSNENKITTKNAFGLHLIDYMADILKQKDSELTNFKVAAGTLDASTKIYAVRVDAVHADAYRVLGGLGAETKPGDDNGLKEEEQNEDGVVTTKQPKKKRPPKKTVEQNLSNLNSAESERKCEIDPMFHRMASSFDESSTAGVFLSVLFSENNRCELLFPSRMTLLQSTSSYSPPPAMTVPTSPFMAGLQRSQEKSDICPSLKDFSFTSWNPEQTMNQLLEKMKQGEHVFDVNAEPEPEADEEDCPEFDGDYEEEQGDCEEGPKEHKDGCKPFVSGRGRGVIPIGEGDITTMCLQLSSQPREYSYFSPRTMAAWAGPGYWQFKPKHKLDHLPDKEPRKKKPKKAFEIDFNTDVNFETYFRTTRAATTITKSALSSSNKKTTLPADLQFQPEVLSQLNLKPSISLCQKAQKRLSGELGEGIGDYDYNNPNDTINFCPGLQAADSDDEMEGFPDSDDTQPSGENFPPLSQEDVSTYGDGDLVPEPHRVNKIEINYAKTAKKMDMKRLKSSMWTLLTDSPENPTKKVDDAEKPEVCGEKVFSQTTKTLLQRLPNTMAQNLSVPLAFVALLHLANEKNLELEKVDDMSDIIIRQGHYH; from the exons ATGAGTGCGGCCAGCTCACCTGTCTCGCGGTTGCACCAAGGATGGGTATCGTCATCCATGAAGCACAAGAGCATATCGCCAGCAGCCTGTAGCACACCATTACTTGCAGCCTTCCCCGGCAACGATGACGAGAAGGAGCGACGTCAGCGCCGACGCTCAAGAGTAATTGACCTTCAAACTGCTTTGGATTCCTCTTTGAATGACTCTGCACATCACAG TGCTGCGGGGACACCTGCCGCTGTGCCAAAGTTGTCCAATGCTCAAATCTCAGAACATTACTCCACCTGCATCAAACTTTCCAATGAGAAT AAAATTACAACAAAAAATGCCTTCGGTCTAcatcttattgattacatggctGACATTCTTAAACAGAAAGATTCGGAGCTCACTAACTTCAAG GTGGCAGCTGGGACACTGGATGCCAGTACCAAGATCTATGCTGTGAGGGTGGATGCAGTTCATGCTGATGCCTACAGAGTACTCGGTGGCCTCGGGGCTGAAACCAAACCCGGAGATG ACAATGGACTCAAAGAGGAAGAGCAAAATGAAGATGGTGTAGTAACAACCAAGCAGCCAAAGAAGAAAAGGCCCCCTAAGAAGACAGTGGAGCAGAATCTGAGCAACTTAAATAGTGCTGAGTCGGAGAGGAAGTGTGAG ATAGACCCCATGTTTCATCGCATGGCATCATCCTTTGATGAAAGTAGCACAGCTGGGGTCTTCCTGTCGGTTCTCTTCAGTGAAAACAATCGCTGTGAGCTGCTCTTTCCATCCCGCATGACCCTTTTGCAGTCTACATCCTCCTACTCTCCCCCACCTGCTATGACGGTCCCTACATCCCCATTTATGg CTGGACTGCAGCGGTCTCAGGAGAAAAGCGACATCTGCCCCTCTCTGAAGGACTTCTCCTTCACAAGCTGGAACCCTGAGCAG ACAATGAACCAACTTTTGGAGAAAATGAAGCAGGGTGAACACGTTTTCGACGTCAATGCTGAGCCTGAACCAGAAGCTGATGAAGAAGATTGCCCTGAATTTGATGGAGACTACGAAGAGGAGCAGGGTGACTGTGAGGAGGGGCCAAAAGAACATAAAGACGGTTGCAAGCCTTTTGTTTCTGGAAGAGGACG CGGTGTGATACCAATTGGAGAGGGAGATATCACCACTATGTGTCTGCAGCTGTCCTCTCAGCCCAGGGAGTATTCGTACTTCAGCCCAAGGACAATGGCCGCGTGGGCCGGACCGGGCTACTGGCAGTTCAAGCCAAAACACAAGT TGGACCATTTACCTGACAAGGAGCCACGAAAAAAGAAGCCCAAAAAGGCCTTTGAAATAGACTTCAACACGGATGTCAACTTTGAGACCTACTTCCGTACCACAAGA GCTGCCACCACTATCACCAAGTCTGCCCTCAGTTCCAGCaacaagaaaacaactctcCCAGCCGACTTGCAGTTTCAGCCAGAGGTTCTCTCCCAGCTCAACCTTAAACCGTCCATATCG TTATGTCAAAAAGCCCAGAAGAGGCTCTCGGGGGAGCTTGGAGAAGGCATTGGAGATTACGACTACAACAATCCCAACGATACAATCAACTTTTGCCCTGGTCTTCAG GCTGCTGACAGTGACGATGAGATGGAAGGGTTTCCCGACAGTGACGATACCCAACCTTCAGGCGAGAATTTTCCACCGCTCTCACAAGAAGACGTCTCGACTTATGGCGATGGAGATCTTGTGCCTGAACCGCATAGA GTCAACAAGATAGAAATCAACTATGCTAAGACGGCCAAGAAAATGGACATGAAACGACTCAAAAGCAGTATGTGGACTCTTCTAACTGATAGCCCGGAAAACCCCACTAAG AAAGTGGATGATGCAGAGAAACCAGAAGTTTGTGGGGAAAAAGTCTTCAGCCAGACCACAAAGACATTGCTTCAGAG ATTACCCAATACAATGGCTCAGAACTTGTCAGTACCTTTGGCGTTTGTTGCTCTGCTCCATCTTGCAAATGAAAAG AATTTGGAGCTGGAGAAGGTTGATGACATGTCAGACATTATCATTAGGCAAGGCCATTATCATTAG
- the vamp8 gene encoding vesicle-associated membrane protein 8, protein MDYDPERGGEVRAPESLDKMAALRNEVDGVKNIMTQNVDRILARGERLDDLVGKSEDLQDGAKHFKHTSHKVARSYWWKNVKLIVAIVVVVLIIVLIIILLATGVIPVSAPVPPIIEPTPRP, encoded by the exons ATGGACTATGATCCG GAGCGAGGGGGTGAGGTTCGAGCACCAGAGTCATTGGATAAAATGGCCGCCTTAAGAAATGAAGTAGATGGCGTGAAAAACATCATGACTCAGAATGTGGACCGAATCCTGGCCCGAGGGGAAAGATTGGATGATCTTGTGGGCAAGTCGGAGGACCTGCAAGATGGG GCTAAGCACTTCAAGCACACGTCTCATAAAGTGGCTCGCTCCTACTGGTGGAAGAATGTCAAGCTGATCGTTGCCATCGTGGTCGTCGTCCTCATCATCGTGCTCATCATTATCCTCCTGGCCACTGGTGTCATCCCAGTCAGTGCCCCTGTGCCGCCTATCATCGAACCCACGCCCAGACCATAA
- the vamp5 gene encoding vesicle-associated membrane protein 5 — MNGKSRLQQAQEDAEEVKDIMLDNLNKAEERSGKLGDLEDRADELLRKSKAFEKKSNQVKEKTRWKNKRMKIVLIAVAVVVALIVVGLIIYYSTT; from the exons ATG AATGGGAAAAGCCGATTGCAGCAGGCCCAGGAGGATGCGGAGGAGGTGAAGGACATCATGCTGGACAATTTGAACAAAGCGGAAGAGCGATCTGGAAAACTGGGTGACCTGGAGGACAGAGCTGATGAGCTGCTAAGAAAG AGTAAAGCTTTTGAAAAGAAATCCAACCAGGTGAAGGAAAAAACAAGATGGAAGAATAAGAGGATGAAAATAGTGTTAATCGCAGTTGCAGTTGTGGTGGCCCTCATCGTAGTTGGACTCATCATATACTACAGCACAACATAA